In one Solanum dulcamara chromosome 1, daSolDulc1.2, whole genome shotgun sequence genomic region, the following are encoded:
- the LOC129893167 gene encoding protein C2-DOMAIN ABA-RELATED 4-like, with amino-acid sequence MESSPGAAGSATKSLIDNLWGLLRIKIKKGVNLAVRDVRTSDPYCVVKMGKKQKLKTRVIKKDINPEWNEDLTLSVSDPSLPVKLTVYDHDTFSMDDKMGDAEFDIKPFVEALKMNLYGLPSGTVITRVLPCRTNCLAEESRVVWIDDKVVQDMILRLRNVECGEVELQLQWIEFPGSKIG; translated from the exons atgGAGTCATCACCAGGAGCAGCAGGAAGTGCAACAAAATCGTTGATAGACAACCTTTGGGGtcttttgaggatcaaaataaagaaaggaGTGAACCTTGCTGTCCGTGATGTTCGCACTAGTGATCCTTATTGTGTCGTCAAGATGGGTAAAAAACAG AAACTGAAGACGCGAGTTATAAAGAAGGATATTAATCCTGAGTGGAATGAAGATTTGACCCTCTCTGTTTCTGATCCTAGTCTTCCTGTTAAGCTG ACTGTTTACGATCACGACACGTTCAGCATGGATGACAAAATGGGAGATGCAGAGTTTGACATCAAACCATTTGTAGAGGCACTAAAGATGAACTTATATGGGCTCCCATCTGGCACTGTAATTACAAGAGTACTACCTTGCAGGACAAACTGCCTTGCTGAAGAGAGCCGAGTTGTATGGATTGATGATAAAGTTGTGCAAGATATGATCTTAAGGTTGAGAAATGTTGAATGTGGAGAAGTTGAACTCCAGCTTCAGTGGATTGAATTTCCTGGCAGTAAGATTGGGTAG